A segment of the Promicromonospora sukumoe genome:
ACGTTGATCCAGCCCAGGACGAGGCCGGCCGTCGCCGACCCGGGGTTGTTCGCCAGGCCGTCCCGCACCGCCCTCCTGCTGGCGTTGCCGGTGACGATCGCGACCACGCCCAGGACCAGCGGGCACATGACCCAGCTCAGGATGCCCGTGACCAGCGACCAGACGCCCAGGTCGTTCTTGGGCGGCGCGGGCACGTAGCCGTACTGCGGCGCGGCGCCGTAGTACGGGGACTGGCCCTGGGGCGTGTACGGCTGCACCTGCCCGGACGCGTACTGGCCCGACGGGTACTGACCGGAGGGGTACTGCTGGCCGGACGCGTACTGCCCGGATGCGTGCTGGCCCGGGTACTGCGCCGGCTGGCCCGAGGCGTACGGGGACGAGGGGTCGACGGCGTCCTGCGTCGGCTGGAGCGCCGGGTACTGCTGACCGGACGGGTACTGGCCGGGCGGGTACTGCTGGCCGGCCGGGTGCTGCGGGCCCGACGGGGGCGGCACCGGGTGGCCGTACGCCGGACCGGCGGGCGGCGCCGCGTGCTCGGGCGACGTCGGAGCCGGGGCCGGAGCCGGGGCCGTCGGCTGCTCGCGCGTGGGCTCCTCCCCCGCCGGTGGTGCGGCCGGCCGGTCGTCCGGCTCCTGCGGGGACTGCCCGTCGTCGGGCTGGGTCATCGTGCTGCCTTCCGTGCTCGGTCGCGCCGAGTGGCGCGGGCGGGAGACGACAGGTGAGCCCGCCGCGACCCGGAGGGAGACGTCACCTCGGGGTCGCGGCGGGCTGACCGACCGCTGGGGTGGAGGCTCAGCTGTTCTCGAGCTCGTCCAGGAGCTCCTGGAGCTCCGGGTCCATGGTCTGGCCGGTGTCGCCGAGCTCCTGCTCGTAGCTGTTCTGCAGCTCCTGCTCGAAGCCCTCCTGGAACTCCGACGAGTTGGCGAGCGCCACCGAGAAGATGATGAAGCCGATCACGCCGAGGGTGATCAGCACCGTGCCGATCCAGCCCAGGATCAGGCCCGCGAGGCCCATGCCGCCGTTGTTCGCGAGACCCTCGCGCTGCGCCGCCCGGCTCTTGGCACCGGTGATGATCGCCGCGATACCCGTGACCAGGCCGCAGCCCAGCACGGACAGGATGCCCAGCACGAGCGACCAGACGCCGAGGCTGTTCTTCGGCAGCGGCTCACCGTAGCCGGGCTGCGCGCCCTGCGCGTAGACCTGCTGCTGCTCGCCGTACGGCTGCTGTCCGTACGGCGCCTGGCCGTACGGCGCCTGGCCGTAGGGCGCCTGCTCGTGCGGCGCGGGCTGACCGGGGACCGAGCCCGGCGCGGGGTTCGCGGGCTGCCCCTGCTCGGGCTGCTGCGGCGGGTCGTAGGGCGACTGGCCGCCGTCAGGCTGGGTCATCGTGCTACCTCTCTGCTTGCGGTGGGCCGGGGGACTGGCCCGGTCCGGAGGTGCCAAACCTACAGGTAGGACGCCCCGCGCGGCAGGAAAACCGCGCGGGGAGACCTACCCGTGTCGCACGCGCAAGAGGTCAGTAGTTCCAGTCGTTCGGGTTCTGCATGTTGTCCCAGCCGTTGATGCCGCCGGCGAACAGCCCGACCGCCAGCGCGACGATGAAGAACACGATGGCGAGCAACGCGAGCGCCACGTTGACCCAGCCCAGGATCAGGCCCGCGGTACCCATCCCTCGGTTGTTCGCCAGGCCCTCGTCGACCGCCCGGCGGCTCATGGTGCCGGTGATGATCGCGGCGATCCCGAGCAGGAGCGGGCAGAACACGAAGCTCAGGATGCCCGTGACCAGCGCCCACACGCCCAGGTCGTTCTTGGGCGGCGTGGCGGAGGTGTAGCCGTACTGGGGCGCGGGGGCGCCGGGCTGCCCGTAGGGCGTCTGTGCGCTCTGCTGACCGTAGGGGGCGGCAGAGTCGGGACCAGCGGGCGGTCCCGGGTTCGGCTCCTGCGGTGCGGGCTGTTGCCCTGCGGGCTCCTGCGGGGCCGGCGGCTGTCCGGCGGGCGGCTGCTCAGCGCCGTACTGTCCTGGGAGTGGCTGCGTGGGTGACGCTCCGGGCTCCGGGGGCGTGGATCCTGGCAGCGGCTGCGTAGGCGGCGTCTCCGGCTGGGGCTCGCGCGGATCACGCGGATCGCGCGGCGTACCGCCCTCGTTCTCGGTCATGAGGCTGCCTTCCCTTCCAGATCAGGGCTGGGAGCACCAGGACCGGTGTCCCACCTCTACCTAACCAGGGTTGGGACGGACCTGCCTGCGAACGCCCCGGTGGGGACGCCGCCGTCGGGCAGACCGGAGGCCCTGGCCGGAGAGCGGGTCTCCGGCCAGGGCCTCGGGCCACGGGTCACGCCGTGGGCGTCGCCACGGGTGCGGCCTCGGGCGTGAAGTCGACGCCCGCCTCCTTGCGCTGCTCCGGCGTGATGGGCGCCGGGGCCGCCGTCAGCGGGTCGAACCCGCCGCCCGACTTCGGGAAGGCGATGACGTCGCGGATCGAGGCCGACTTCGTCAGCAGGGAGACGATGCGGTCCCAGCCGAACGCGATGCCGCCGTGCGGCGGGGCGCCGAACGCGAAGGCGTCGAGCAGGAAGCCGAACTTCTCCTGCGCCTCCTCCTGGCCGATGCCCATCACCTCGAAGACGCGCTCCTGCACGTCGCGGCGGTGGATACGGATCGAGCCGCCGCCGATCTCGTTGCCGTTGCAGACGATGTCGTAGGCGTAGGCCAGGGCCTCGCCCGGCTCCTTCTCGAACGTGTCGATCCACTCGGGGGTGGGCGACGTGAACGCGTGGTGCACGGCGGTCCAGGCGGACGAGCCGAGGTCGACGTCGTCGTCCTCGCCGGCCGGCTTGAACAGGGGCGCGTCCACGACCCAGACGAAGGACCAGGCGTCCTCGTCGATCTGACCGGTCTTGTGCGCGATCTCGAGCCGGGCCGCACCGAGCAGGGCGCGCGCCTCCGTCGTCTTGCCGGCGGCGAAGAACACCGCGTCGCCCGGCTGCGCGCCGGTCGCGGCGGCGAGGCCCGCGCGCTCGTCGTCGGACAGGTTCTTGGCGACGGGGCCGCCGAGCTCGCCGTCCTCGGTGAACGTGACGTACGCGAGGCCGCGGGCGCCGCGCTGCTTGGCCCACTCCTGCCAGGCGTCGAACTGGCGGCGCGGCTGGGCCGCCCCGCCGGCCATGACGACGGCGCCCACGTACTCGGCCTGGAACACGCGGAACGGCGTGGCCGTGAAGTAGTCGGTGAGCTCGACGATCGGGTTCTCGAAGCGCAGGTCGGGCTTGTCCGTGCCGTACAGGCGCATGGCCTCGTGGAACGTGATGCGCTGGATGGGCGTCGGGATCTCGACGTCGACCAGCGCCCACAGCGACTGGAGGATCTTCTCGCCCAGGGCGATCACGTCCTCCTGGTCCACGAAGCTCATCTCGACGTCGAGCTGCGTGAACTCCGGCTGGCGGTCCGCGCGGAAGTCCTCGTCGCGGTAGCAGCGCGCGATCTGGTAGTAGCGCTCCATGCCGCCCACCATGAGGAGCTGCTTGAAGAGCTGCGGCGACTGCGGCAGGGCGTACCAGGAGCCGGGCGCGAGGCGGGCCGGGACCAGGAAGTCGCGTGCGCCCTCCGGGGTGGACCGGGTCAGGGTCGGCGTCTCGATCTCGACGAAGTCCTGCTCGTCCAGCACGCGGCGCGCGGCCTGGTTGGCCTTGGCGCGCAGGCGCAGGGCGTGCGCGGGGGCCGGACGGCGCAGGTCGAGGTAGCGGTGCTTGAGGCGCGCCTCCTCGCCGATGACCTCGGTGTCCGCGAGCGCCGTCGAGACCTGGAACGGCAGCGGGGCGGACTCGTTGAGGGTGACGACCTCGGTGGCGACGAGCTCGATCTCGCCGGTGGCGAGGTTGGCGTTGGCGTTGCCCTCGGGACGGCGGCCGACCTCGCCGGTGACCTGCAGCACGAACTCGGCGCGCAGCGGGTGGGCGATCTCCTCGTCGCGGATGACGACCTGGGCGATGCCGGACGCGTCGCGCAGGTCGATGAACGCCACTCCCCCGTGATCACGGCGGCGATCGACCCAGCCCGTGAGGGTGACGGTCTGGCCGATGTGCTCGGCCCGCAGTGAGCCGGCCGTGTGGGTGCGGAGCACGGAGTAAGTCCTTCCAGCGTGGGTTGAGGGTCCCGAGAATTCTAGTCACCGCCGGGGCCCCTTGGCGCCGCCGGCTGTGGACAACGCCGTGGCGCGTGGCCCGGCGCGTAGCCTGACGCCCATGGCCAGGACTATCGCGACCAACACGACCGTGACCCGGGACGAGCTGCTGGAGTTCCTGCGCTCGCGCAGCAACGGAATCCTCGTGACCAGCAGGACCGACGGCGCCCCGCAGCTCAGCCCCGTGACGTACGGCGTGGACCCGGAGGGTCGCGTCGTCGTCTCGACGTACCCGGAGCGCGCGAAGGCGCGCAACCTGCGGCAGCGGCCGGCGGCGTCGTTCCTGGCGCTGGGCGAGGACTTCGGCGCGGCGTGGGTGCAGGTGGACGGCACGGCGGAGGTGCTGGACATCCCCGAGTCGGTGGAGCCGCTGGTCGACTACTTCCGTGCGGCCGCCGGCAAGGAGCACCCCGACTGGGACGAGTACCGCGCGGCGATGGTCGAGCAGGGCAAGTCGCTGGTGCGGATCACGATCGAGCGCTGGGGCCCGGTGGCGACGGGTGGTTTTCCGGCGCGGCTCGCGGACGGCTGACGGGGGCACCCGCCGGGACCTGCGACCATGATCGGGTGCGAGAGATCAGGCAGAGCCGCAAGCTGAAGTCCGTCCGGTACGACGTCCGGGGTCCGATCCTGGAGGAGGCGTACCGGCTGGAGGCCGAGGGTCACAAGATCCTCAAGCTGAACATCGGCAACCCCGCGCCGTTCGGGTTCGAGGCGCCCGAGGCGATCCTGGCGGACATGATCCACCACCTGCCGCAGGCGCAGGGGTACAGCGACAGCCGCGGCATCTACTCGGCGCGCACCGCCGTGGCGCACTACTACCAGTCGCACGGCATCGACACGCACGTCGACGACGTCTACATCGGCAACGGCGTCTCCGAGATGATCAGCATGGTGCTGCAGGCCCTGATCGACGACGGCGACGAGGTGCTGGTCCCCGCGCCGGACTACCCGCTGTGGACCGGCGCCGTGAGCCTGCAGGGCGGCACGCCCGTGCACTACCGCTGCGACGAGTCCAACGGGTGGAACCCCGACCTGGAGGACATCGAGTCGCGCATCACGCCCGCCACGAAGGCGCTCGTGATCATCAACCCGAACAACCCGACGGGCGCGGTCTACAGCGAGTCGATCGTCAAGGGGCTGGCGGAGCTGGCGCGCAAGCACGACCTGGTGCTCCTGAGCGACGAGATCTACGAGAAGATCCTGTTCGACGGCGCCACCCACCACCACACCGCGACGTTCGCCGACGACGACGTCCTGTGCATCACGTTCAGCGGCCTGTCCAAGGCATACCGGATCTGCGGCTACCGGTCGGGCTGGGCCATGATCTCCGGCCCCAAGCACCGCGCCGCCGACTTCATCGAAGGCCTCACCCTCGTCTCCAACATGCGGATGTGCGCCAACGTGCCGGCGCAGCACGCCATCCAGACGGCGCTCGGCGGCTACCAGTCGATCGAACACCTGATCCAGCCCGGCGGCCGGTTCTACGAGCAGGCGATGCTCGCCGACAAGCTGCTCAACGAGATCCCCGGCGTCAGCTCGGTGCGGCCGCGCGGCGCCCTGTACTGCTTCCCGCGGCTGGACCCTGAGATGTACCCGATCAAGGACGACGAGGCGTTCGTGATCGGCCTGCTGCGCGCCAAGAAGATCCTGGTCACGCACGGGACCGGCTTCAACTGGCCCGAGACCGACCACTTCCGGCTCGTCACGCTGCCCGACGTCGACGTGCTGAGCGAGGCGATCGGCCGCATCGCGGAGTACCTGGACGAGATCCGGGCCTGACGGGGGGGCGGGCTGGCCGAGTGACGGCGGCCCTGGACGCCGTCGGGCGACCGCCCCTTCGAGGGGGCGGCAGCCAACCTCCCCTTTGAGACCTAAGTTTCTTCGCTTTGCGGGGCCGCAGAGCGAAGAAACTTAGGTCTCGAGAGGGAGCGCGCCCCCGGCGTCCGACAGCCGGGCGTGGACGTGCATGTCGTGGTGCCCGTCCGCGTGCCGGGCGGCGCCCCGACGCGTCCCCTCCAGCGCGAACCCGGCCTTCTCCGCGACCCGGCACGACGCCGCGTTCAGCGTCGAGTGCTCCAGCTCCAGCCGCCGGAACCCGGCCTCGAACGCCCAGGCGCTCGCCGCGACGACGGCCTGCGGCGCCACACCCCGGCCGCGCGCCGCCGGGACGGTCCAGTAGGCGATCTCGGCGATGCCGTCGAACAGGACGAGGTCCTTGAGCGCGAGCCGCCCCAGCAGGGACCCGTCGGCGGCGGCGACCGCCCACTCCAGACGACGCTCCTGCGCCCAGGCCCGCTGCCAGTTGACGATCATCCCGAGCGCCTCGTCCGGCGAGTCCACCCGGCGCACGTGCCAGCGCTGGATGTCCGGGTCGGCGTAGGCCTCCTGGAGCGCAAGTGCGTCCGTCTCCCGCCAGGGACGCATCGTCGCGCCGCCGGTCAGGGGCAGCGTGGGCTGCGCCAGCCTCGCCAGGGTGCCCGGGGTGATCGTGTACGGGGCGAGCTCAGCCATGCCGACACGATAGGCACGCGCCGGCCGCACGTCACTCCACCTCGTACTGCCCGGTCTCGATGAAGTAGGCGCGGTCCTCGGGGGTGCCGTCCAGCGCAGCCACGGCGGCGGCCCGCAACGCGGCGCTGATCCCCGGGGTACCGATGATGACGAAGATCGCGAACGTGTTGTCCTCGTCCTGCGCGATCCAGCGACCGGTCTCCAGGAAGTACACCAGGGCCTCCGAGCTCCCGTCCCTCAGAGCAACGCCCGCCGCGTCCCGCACAGCCCGACCCGTCTCCGGATCAGCGAGGATCACAAAGATCGCGAACCGGTTGTCCTCGTCCTGCGCGATCCATCGGCCGGTCTCCAGGAAGTACACCAGTGCCTCCGAGCTGCCGTCCCTCAGAGCCGCGCCCGCCGCGTCCCGCACAGCCCGACCTGTGTCCGGATCAGCGAGGATCACGAAGATCGCGAACCGGTTGTCCTCGTCCTGTGCGACCTGCCAGCCGGTCTCGAGGAAGTACGTCATGGCCTCGACGGTGCCGGTCTCCAGGGCCTCCAGCGCTTCGCGCCGCACGCCGACACCCACCTCGGGGTCGTCCAGGATGGCCTGGATCGTGGCCCGGAGCTCTTCCTCCGTCCCCGGGACCGGATCGTCGGCGACCTGCGTGATCGCGGCGGTCGCCACGGCCTGCCGGGGCTCTGCGGCGGCCGTCAGAGGTGCAAGGGTGAGCATCGATCCGGCGACGGTCGTCACGACCGCCAGCGACGTCATGCGAACAAGCCTCACGTGAGCCTCCTCTTCGTCGGCGCCCGGCGACCGGGATGGTGCGCGGCGCGCCGCACACCGAGCAACGTAACGTCCGCGCAGGTGAGCGGCCACGAAAGTCCGGTCACGGGGTGGCGTGGACGTCGCCGGTGCGGGCGACGGCGCGCAGGTGCGCGCGGGCCTGGTGCACCACCGGGTTCTCCGTGGCGCGGGCGGCGAGCTCGACCAGCGCGACCAGGTCGGCGGCGCGCGCCAGGTCCGTCGCCCGACGGCGTCCCACCGAGCCGGTCGCCCGGTTCGGGGCGATGCCGAAACCGGCGTCCGGTCCCTGACCGGCGAACCAGCCGTCCAGGAGCCCCTCCACGTACGCCGGCTCCCGGTCGAAGCGCAGCAGGTTGCCGAGATCCGTGGCCGGATGGCCCGCGTGGGCGAACTCCCAGTCGAGAACGCCGGTGACCTGGAGCGTTTCCGGGTCGACCAGCACGTTCTTCGGGTTCAGGTCGCTGTGCACCAGGCAGGCCGGAGCGCCCTCCAGGTCGACGACGGCGCGCTTCGCGACCTCCCGCAGACCGGTGACCTCGCCGTCGGACCAGCCGCTGGCGACCAGCCCCGCCGCGTGGGTGTCGACCCAGTCGGGCAGCCGGAGGTCGAACGGCTCGATCCGCAGGGCGGCGTCGGCGAACAGCCCGCTCCGGGGCAGCGGCGTCGCGGCGAGCGTCCCCGCGACCCGGCCGAGCGAGCGTCCCAGCGACCGCAGGCGCTCGTCGGCCTCGCGCCTGCGGTGGCGCCGGTCCGCGCGCCGACGGTCCTCGACCAGCCGCGCGAGGACCAGGCTGCCGAGCTCCCCCGGCAGCAGCTCCATGACGAGCAGGCCGGGCGAGCCGTCGTCGGCGTTGTGCACTTGGCGCACCGCCGGGACCGGCAGAGCGTCGCGGACCCGGCCGAGCAGCGCCGCCTGGATGCCCGCGGCGTCCGGGGCGTGCCGGGCGCCGGCGAAGTACCGGACCAC
Coding sequences within it:
- a CDS encoding DUF4190 domain-containing protein — protein: MTQPDDGQSPQEPDDRPAAPPAGEEPTREQPTAPAPAPAPTSPEHAAPPAGPAYGHPVPPPSGPQHPAGQQYPPGQYPSGQQYPALQPTQDAVDPSSPYASGQPAQYPGQHASGQYASGQQYPSGQYPSGQYASGQVQPYTPQGQSPYYGAAPQYGYVPAPPKNDLGVWSLVTGILSWVMCPLVLGVVAIVTGNASRRAVRDGLANNPGSATAGLVLGWINVGLAGLAILVWIVLIVFGLLGAAFSVTQA
- a CDS encoding DUF4190 domain-containing protein, yielding MTQPDGGQSPYDPPQQPEQGQPANPAPGSVPGQPAPHEQAPYGQAPYGQAPYGQQPYGEQQQVYAQGAQPGYGEPLPKNSLGVWSLVLGILSVLGCGLVTGIAAIITGAKSRAAQREGLANNGGMGLAGLILGWIGTVLITLGVIGFIIFSVALANSSEFQEGFEQELQNSYEQELGDTGQTMDPELQELLDELENS
- a CDS encoding DUF4190 domain-containing protein — its product is MTENEGGTPRDPRDPREPQPETPPTQPLPGSTPPEPGASPTQPLPGQYGAEQPPAGQPPAPQEPAGQQPAPQEPNPGPPAGPDSAAPYGQQSAQTPYGQPGAPAPQYGYTSATPPKNDLGVWALVTGILSFVFCPLLLGIAAIITGTMSRRAVDEGLANNRGMGTAGLILGWVNVALALLAIVFFIVALAVGLFAGGINGWDNMQNPNDWNY
- the aspS gene encoding aspartate--tRNA ligase, whose protein sequence is MLRTHTAGSLRAEHIGQTVTLTGWVDRRRDHGGVAFIDLRDASGIAQVVIRDEEIAHPLRAEFVLQVTGEVGRRPEGNANANLATGEIELVATEVVTLNESAPLPFQVSTALADTEVIGEEARLKHRYLDLRRPAPAHALRLRAKANQAARRVLDEQDFVEIETPTLTRSTPEGARDFLVPARLAPGSWYALPQSPQLFKQLLMVGGMERYYQIARCYRDEDFRADRQPEFTQLDVEMSFVDQEDVIALGEKILQSLWALVDVEIPTPIQRITFHEAMRLYGTDKPDLRFENPIVELTDYFTATPFRVFQAEYVGAVVMAGGAAQPRRQFDAWQEWAKQRGARGLAYVTFTEDGELGGPVAKNLSDDERAGLAAATGAQPGDAVFFAAGKTTEARALLGAARLEIAHKTGQIDEDAWSFVWVVDAPLFKPAGEDDDVDLGSSAWTAVHHAFTSPTPEWIDTFEKEPGEALAYAYDIVCNGNEIGGGSIRIHRRDVQERVFEVMGIGQEEAQEKFGFLLDAFAFGAPPHGGIAFGWDRIVSLLTKSASIRDVIAFPKSGGGFDPLTAAPAPITPEQRKEAGVDFTPEAAPVATPTA
- a CDS encoding PPOX class F420-dependent oxidoreductase, translating into MARTIATNTTVTRDELLEFLRSRSNGILVTSRTDGAPQLSPVTYGVDPEGRVVVSTYPERAKARNLRQRPAASFLALGEDFGAAWVQVDGTAEVLDIPESVEPLVDYFRAAAGKEHPDWDEYRAAMVEQGKSLVRITIERWGPVATGGFPARLADG
- a CDS encoding pyridoxal phosphate-dependent aminotransferase — its product is MREIRQSRKLKSVRYDVRGPILEEAYRLEAEGHKILKLNIGNPAPFGFEAPEAILADMIHHLPQAQGYSDSRGIYSARTAVAHYYQSHGIDTHVDDVYIGNGVSEMISMVLQALIDDGDEVLVPAPDYPLWTGAVSLQGGTPVHYRCDESNGWNPDLEDIESRITPATKALVIINPNNPTGAVYSESIVKGLAELARKHDLVLLSDEIYEKILFDGATHHHTATFADDDVLCITFSGLSKAYRICGYRSGWAMISGPKHRAADFIEGLTLVSNMRMCANVPAQHAIQTALGGYQSIEHLIQPGGRFYEQAMLADKLLNEIPGVSSVRPRGALYCFPRLDPEMYPIKDDEAFVIGLLRAKKILVTHGTGFNWPETDHFRLVTLPDVDVLSEAIGRIAEYLDEIRA
- a CDS encoding GNAT family N-acetyltransferase — its product is MAELAPYTITPGTLARLAQPTLPLTGGATMRPWRETDALALQEAYADPDIQRWHVRRVDSPDEALGMIVNWQRAWAQERRLEWAVAAADGSLLGRLALKDLVLFDGIAEIAYWTVPAARGRGVAPQAVVAASAWAFEAGFRRLELEHSTLNAASCRVAEKAGFALEGTRRGAARHADGHHDMHVHARLSDAGGALPLET
- a CDS encoding ALF repeat-containing protein; the protein is MRLVRMTSLAVVTTVAGSMLTLAPLTAAAEPRQAVATAAITQVADDPVPGTEEELRATIQAILDDPEVGVGVRREALEALETGTVEAMTYFLETGWQVAQDEDNRFAIFVILADPDTGRAVRDAAGAALRDGSSEALVYFLETGRWIAQDEDNRFAIFVILADPETGRAVRDAAGVALRDGSSEALVYFLETGRWIAQDEDNTFAIFVIIGTPGISAALRAAAVAALDGTPEDRAYFIETGQYEVE
- a CDS encoding phosphotransferase family protein, whose translation is MQPPIPRVEPRLPGYLLVPLAGGWSAETFLATPAAGGDGADGAHAGEPLVVRYFAGARHAPDAAGIQAALLGRVRDALPVPAVRQVHNADDGSPGLLVMELLPGELGSLVLARLVEDRRRADRRHRRREADERLRSLGRSLGRVAGTLAATPLPRSGLFADAALRIEPFDLRLPDWVDTHAAGLVASGWSDGEVTGLREVAKRAVVDLEGAPACLVHSDLNPKNVLVDPETLQVTGVLDWEFAHAGHPATDLGNLLRFDREPAYVEGLLDGWFAGQGPDAGFGIAPNRATGSVGRRRATDLARAADLVALVELAARATENPVVHQARAHLRAVARTGDVHATP